Proteins encoded within one genomic window of Raineyella fluvialis:
- a CDS encoding NADP-dependent oxidoreductase: MVKHWVVALRDGAPAFEFVEVEVPVPGPGELTVEIRAAGMNPADLLTLRADPARLPLPVGAEAAGVVTAVGPDTRIASGPVAVGDAVLVHPARGAWSEAITVPGDDVLAKPGDLSFPAAANLLLAGTTAYEALHAVTVGPGGTLLVHGASGAVGTMLVQLAVAGGVHVLGTTSAQHAHLVSSSGGEPVTYGPGLADRVRAMAPEGIAAAVDCVGTDEAVDVSLELLGDPDRLVTVKAFARAEQDGFRALRGFLPQSAAYRRRIRQELVDLAAAGTVVVHVAATYPLAEAEEAIARLASGHAGGKLALVP; this comes from the coding sequence GTGGTGAAGCACTGGGTCGTTGCGCTCCGGGACGGGGCGCCGGCCTTCGAGTTCGTCGAGGTCGAGGTGCCAGTTCCCGGACCCGGCGAACTGACCGTCGAGATCAGGGCGGCGGGCATGAACCCCGCCGACCTGCTCACCCTCCGCGCCGACCCCGCCAGGCTCCCGTTGCCGGTGGGGGCCGAGGCGGCGGGCGTGGTGACCGCCGTGGGGCCCGATACCCGCATCGCTTCCGGTCCGGTCGCCGTCGGTGATGCGGTGCTGGTGCACCCTGCCCGCGGTGCGTGGAGTGAGGCGATCACCGTGCCCGGCGACGACGTCCTGGCCAAGCCGGGCGATCTCTCCTTCCCGGCTGCGGCGAATCTCCTGCTGGCCGGGACGACGGCGTACGAGGCGCTCCACGCCGTGACCGTCGGTCCCGGGGGCACGCTCCTGGTGCACGGAGCCTCGGGTGCGGTCGGCACCATGCTGGTCCAGTTGGCGGTCGCCGGTGGGGTCCATGTCCTCGGCACGACGTCGGCCCAGCACGCGCACCTCGTCAGTTCCAGCGGTGGTGAGCCGGTGACGTACGGGCCAGGACTGGCGGATCGGGTCCGGGCGATGGCGCCCGAGGGCATCGCGGCAGCTGTCGACTGCGTGGGCACCGACGAGGCGGTCGACGTCTCCCTCGAGCTCTTGGGCGACCCGGATCGGCTCGTCACCGTCAAGGCCTTCGCGCGGGCGGAGCAGGACGGCTTTCGGGCGCTGAGGGGTTTCCTGCCCCAGAGTGCTGCCTATCGACGGCGCATCCGCCAGGAACTCGTCGACCTCGCGGCGGCCGGCACCGTCGTGGTTCACGTGGCCGCGACCTATCCACTGGCCGAGGCCGAGGAGGCGATCGCGCGTCTCGCCTCGGGCCATGCGGGTGGGAAGTTGGCCCTCGTCCCGTGA
- a CDS encoding cold-shock protein has protein sequence MNTGTVKWFNAEKGFGFIAPEDGSPDVFAHFSAINSNGYRSLNEGDRVEFETVEGPKGMQAANISVIR, from the coding sequence ATGAACACCGGTACCGTCAAGTGGTTCAACGCCGAGAAGGGCTTCGGCTTCATCGCACCCGAGGACGGCTCCCCCGACGTTTTCGCTCACTTCTCCGCCATCAACTCCAACGGCTACCGCTCGCTCAACGAGGGCGATCGGGTCGAGTTCGAGACCGTCGAGGGCCCCAAGGGCATGCAGGCGGCCAACATCTCCGTGATTCGCTGA
- a CDS encoding NUDIX hydrolase, whose protein sequence is MPYAPVLTTLAYVVRDGRVLMCHRIARESDEQYGKWNGLGGKVEQGEDAGACIIRELREEAGIVPTAMTLRGTLNWPGFSGPEGHVFGLVFLVTDFDGEPPERNAEGELAWVPLEDLMGLDMWEGDRHFLPLLFDDDPRPFHAVIPYDGGRPTGATVTRI, encoded by the coding sequence GTGCCATACGCTCCCGTCCTCACCACCCTTGCCTACGTCGTCCGTGACGGCCGGGTGCTCATGTGCCACCGGATCGCGCGGGAGTCCGACGAGCAGTACGGCAAGTGGAACGGCCTGGGCGGCAAGGTCGAGCAGGGCGAGGACGCGGGTGCCTGCATCATCAGGGAGTTGCGGGAGGAGGCGGGGATCGTCCCGACCGCGATGACCCTGCGGGGCACGCTGAACTGGCCCGGATTCTCCGGCCCCGAGGGGCACGTGTTCGGTCTCGTCTTCCTGGTCACCGACTTCGACGGCGAGCCGCCGGAGCGCAACGCCGAGGGCGAGTTGGCCTGGGTCCCGCTGGAGGACCTGATGGGGCTGGACATGTGGGAGGGTGACCGCCACTTCCTGCCGCTGCTCTTCGACGACGATCCGCGGCCGTTCCACGCGGTCATCCCGTACGACGGGGGACGACCCACCGGCGCGACCGTCACTCGGATCTGA
- a CDS encoding DUF2461 domain-containing protein, whose product MTPFRGFAPVALEFYRGLEADNSRAYWQAHRETYEQAVRAPMEALLAELTDAFGDAKVFRPNRDVRFSNDKSPYKTHLGAYVGTAPATGWYLELSALGMHTGAGFYHASSEGLAALRERIDEDGEELEAIVAALREDGWQIGGDTLKTAPKGWSVDHPRIDLLRHKTLSAARQVEDEVVFSADLVDRVRDDWEELRPLVTWVSPALEGTLRSE is encoded by the coding sequence ATGACACCGTTCCGCGGCTTCGCCCCGGTCGCCCTCGAGTTCTATCGCGGGCTGGAGGCCGACAACTCCCGGGCGTACTGGCAGGCCCATCGGGAGACGTACGAGCAGGCGGTCCGCGCGCCGATGGAGGCCCTCCTCGCCGAGCTGACCGATGCCTTCGGCGACGCGAAGGTCTTCCGCCCCAACCGGGATGTCCGGTTCAGCAACGACAAGTCCCCGTACAAGACCCACCTGGGCGCGTACGTGGGGACGGCGCCCGCGACCGGCTGGTACCTGGAGCTCTCCGCCCTCGGGATGCACACCGGCGCCGGCTTCTACCACGCCTCGTCCGAGGGTCTCGCCGCATTGCGGGAGCGGATCGACGAGGACGGCGAGGAACTCGAGGCGATCGTGGCGGCGTTGCGCGAGGACGGTTGGCAGATCGGCGGGGACACACTGAAGACCGCACCGAAGGGCTGGAGCGTCGACCACCCCCGGATCGACCTGCTGCGTCACAAGACCCTCTCGGCGGCCCGTCAGGTCGAGGACGAGGTGGTCTTCTCGGCCGACCTGGTCGACCGGGTGCGCGACGACTGGGAGGAACTACGCCCCCTGGTCACCTGGGTGTCACCCGCCCTGGAGGGGACGCTCAGATCCGAGTGA
- a CDS encoding VIT1/CCC1 transporter family protein: MIDSTPQPPPRDEGDSGVDEATRADEAARIGPEAEARAVEESDAVVQSATAAHPSGAPEPHTSEVAGKLNWLRAGVLGANDGIVSIAGLIIGVAAVNPGATSAILVAGVAGLISGAVSMALGEYVSVSTQRDTEKALIEKETYELENYPDQEFAELVGLYRHQGLSKETATRVAHELTAHDALGSHLHIELGIDEDQLTNPWQAAMASAIAFTAGAVLPILAMLVTPLPMERIPVTFGVVLLALALTGVLSARLGGARKGPAVVRLLVGGGLGMAITYGIGTLLGVSAP; encoded by the coding sequence ATGATCGACAGCACTCCCCAGCCCCCGCCTCGGGACGAGGGGGACTCCGGCGTGGACGAAGCCACCCGCGCCGACGAGGCCGCCCGGATCGGCCCCGAGGCCGAGGCGCGGGCCGTCGAGGAATCGGACGCGGTCGTCCAGTCGGCCACCGCCGCGCACCCCAGCGGTGCTCCGGAGCCGCATACGTCCGAGGTAGCCGGCAAGCTGAACTGGCTCCGGGCGGGGGTGCTCGGCGCGAACGACGGCATCGTCTCGATCGCCGGCCTGATCATCGGTGTGGCCGCGGTGAACCCGGGCGCGACGAGTGCGATCCTCGTCGCCGGCGTCGCGGGACTGATTTCCGGCGCGGTGTCGATGGCCCTGGGTGAGTACGTGTCCGTGTCCACCCAGCGCGACACGGAGAAAGCGCTGATCGAGAAGGAGACGTACGAGCTCGAGAACTACCCCGACCAGGAGTTCGCCGAACTTGTCGGGCTGTACCGCCACCAGGGCCTGTCGAAGGAGACCGCGACCCGGGTGGCCCACGAACTGACCGCCCACGACGCCCTGGGCAGCCACCTGCACATCGAACTGGGCATCGACGAGGACCAGTTGACGAACCCCTGGCAGGCGGCGATGGCCTCCGCCATCGCGTTCACCGCCGGTGCGGTCCTGCCCATCCTGGCGATGTTGGTGACCCCGCTGCCCATGGAGCGGATCCCGGTGACCTTCGGCGTCGTGCTGCTGGCGCTGGCCCTCACGGGGGTCCTCAGCGCCCGGCTCGGCGGTGCTCGCAAGGGTCCGGCGGTCGTGCGGCTGCTCGTGGGTGGTGGCCTGGGGATGGCGATCACCTACGGCATCGGCACCCTGCTGGGGGTCAGCGCGCCCTGA
- a CDS encoding TrpB-like pyridoxal phosphate-dependent enzyme, with translation MSELVTPRQLEPLGFAVPSTVPTHWYNLAADLPEPVPPHLHPGTREPLTPDDLAPLFPMSLIAQEVSTERWIEIPQTIREIYAGWRPSPLVRAHRLERALGTKAHVYYKYEGVSPAGSHKPNSAVAQAYFNAAEGITRLTTETGAGQWGASLSMACALLGLECEVWQVRASYDSKPYRRMQMETYGGTCHSSPSDLTKAGRELLEKYPETTGSLGMAISEAVESAVEDPNAHYALGSVLNHVMLHQTVIGQEALVQLEEANERQADIVFGCAGGGSNLAGLSFPFIGRNLREGSTTQVVACEPAACPSLTQGEYRYDFGDVAGMTPLLKMYTLGRDFVPPAIHAGGLRYHGMSPMVSHAVNLGHISAIAVDQDTAFTAGIEFARAEGIIPAPESCHAVAGAMDYLRTSAEDGEVVVIGLSGNGVLDLAAYEQYV, from the coding sequence GTGAGCGAGCTCGTCACCCCGCGCCAACTGGAGCCGCTGGGCTTCGCCGTACCGTCGACCGTCCCGACCCACTGGTACAACCTGGCGGCTGACCTCCCCGAGCCGGTGCCGCCGCACCTCCACCCGGGCACGCGCGAGCCGCTCACGCCGGACGACCTCGCCCCGCTGTTCCCGATGAGCCTGATCGCCCAGGAGGTCTCCACCGAGCGCTGGATCGAGATCCCGCAGACGATCCGGGAGATCTACGCCGGCTGGCGTCCCTCGCCCCTGGTGCGAGCCCATCGCCTGGAGCGCGCCCTCGGCACCAAGGCCCACGTCTACTACAAGTACGAAGGCGTCTCGCCGGCCGGCTCCCACAAGCCCAACTCCGCGGTCGCCCAGGCCTACTTCAACGCCGCCGAGGGCATCACCCGCCTCACCACCGAGACCGGAGCCGGGCAGTGGGGCGCCTCGCTGTCGATGGCCTGCGCCCTGCTCGGGCTGGAGTGCGAGGTCTGGCAGGTACGGGCGTCGTACGACAGCAAGCCGTACCGCCGGATGCAGATGGAGACGTACGGCGGGACCTGCCACTCCTCGCCCTCGGACCTGACCAAGGCCGGCCGGGAGCTGCTGGAGAAGTACCCGGAGACGACCGGCTCGCTCGGCATGGCGATCTCCGAGGCGGTGGAGTCGGCCGTCGAGGACCCGAACGCCCACTACGCCCTCGGCTCGGTGCTCAACCACGTGATGCTGCACCAGACGGTGATCGGCCAGGAGGCGCTGGTTCAGTTGGAGGAGGCGAACGAGCGCCAGGCCGACATCGTCTTCGGCTGCGCCGGTGGCGGCTCCAACCTCGCCGGGCTCTCCTTCCCCTTCATCGGGCGCAACCTCCGCGAGGGGTCCACCACCCAGGTCGTCGCCTGCGAGCCGGCGGCGTGCCCCAGCCTCACCCAGGGGGAGTACCGCTACGACTTCGGTGACGTGGCCGGCATGACACCGCTGCTGAAGATGTACACGCTGGGGCGTGACTTCGTCCCACCGGCCATCCATGCGGGCGGTCTGCGCTACCACGGCATGTCGCCGATGGTCTCCCACGCGGTCAACCTCGGCCACATCTCGGCGATCGCCGTCGACCAGGACACGGCGTTCACGGCGGGCATCGAGTTCGCCCGGGCCGAGGGCATCATCCCGGCGCCGGAGTCCTGCCACGCCGTCGCCGGCGCGATGGATTACCTGCGCACCTCCGCTGAAGACGGTGAGGTCGTCGTGATCGGCCTGTCCGGCAACGGGGTGCTGGACCTGGCGGCGTACGAGCAGTACGTCTGA
- a CDS encoding winged helix-turn-helix domain-containing protein, with translation MTGGLRRPPAGIVSLPAARRIALAAQGFGAARPLAGPVTMRHLQRILDRVAQFQIDSVNVVQRAHYLPLFSRLGPYDTGLLDRAGGAAPRRLFEYWGHAASLVDVRLEPSLRFRMARAEDEAWGGMQRVRHEHPELVAAVLAEVGRGPGTARQLEVRLADEVPVPGGRPPRWGWNWSEVKAATEWLLWSGQISVARRTPQFERVFDLPARVLPGDVASALTPTDPEAVVTLVRRAAAALGIGSLGCLTDYFRLDRAETAAAVAALEQSGELIPVEVPGWTRQAWLWHEARRPRRIEASAVVSPFDSLVFERRRLRGLFDFDYGLEIYVPGPRRRYGYYVYPFLLGERLVARVDIKADRQTGELVVRSAWLEEGTDPAVVSPALLGELELMAAWLGLGAVRTVPPAEWRLPGNGRPLPLLRM, from the coding sequence ATGACCGGGGGCCTTCGGCGTCCTCCCGCGGGGATCGTGTCGCTCCCGGCGGCGCGGCGGATCGCCCTGGCTGCGCAGGGCTTCGGCGCGGCCCGTCCGTTGGCCGGGCCGGTGACGATGCGCCACCTCCAGCGCATCCTCGACCGGGTCGCGCAATTCCAGATCGACTCCGTCAACGTCGTGCAGCGGGCCCACTACCTGCCTCTCTTCAGCCGCCTCGGACCGTACGACACCGGCCTGCTCGATCGGGCGGGAGGGGCCGCGCCGCGCCGCCTCTTCGAGTACTGGGGCCACGCGGCGAGCCTGGTCGACGTACGGCTCGAGCCGTCGTTGCGCTTCCGGATGGCCCGGGCCGAGGACGAGGCCTGGGGCGGCATGCAGCGGGTCCGCCACGAGCATCCCGAGCTCGTGGCCGCCGTGCTCGCCGAGGTCGGCAGGGGGCCCGGCACCGCCCGGCAGCTCGAGGTCCGACTGGCCGACGAGGTCCCCGTGCCGGGAGGGCGCCCGCCGCGCTGGGGCTGGAACTGGTCGGAGGTCAAGGCCGCCACCGAGTGGCTGTTGTGGTCGGGGCAGATCTCGGTCGCCCGTCGTACGCCACAGTTCGAGCGGGTCTTCGACCTGCCAGCAAGGGTGTTGCCGGGCGACGTGGCGAGCGCCCTCACGCCGACGGATCCCGAAGCGGTCGTCACACTGGTCCGTCGGGCGGCGGCAGCCCTGGGCATCGGCTCGCTGGGCTGCCTGACCGACTACTTCCGGCTCGACCGCGCGGAGACCGCGGCGGCGGTCGCCGCGCTCGAGCAGTCCGGGGAGCTGATCCCGGTTGAGGTGCCCGGGTGGACCCGGCAGGCGTGGCTGTGGCACGAGGCCCGGCGCCCGCGGCGGATCGAGGCCTCGGCCGTGGTGAGCCCGTTCGACTCCCTGGTCTTCGAGCGTCGCCGGCTGCGGGGGCTGTTCGATTTCGACTACGGCCTGGAGATCTATGTCCCCGGGCCGCGCCGCCGGTACGGCTACTACGTCTACCCGTTCCTGCTCGGTGAGCGGCTGGTCGCCCGGGTCGACATCAAGGCCGACCGGCAAACCGGCGAGCTGGTCGTCCGGTCCGCCTGGCTGGAGGAGGGCACTGACCCGGCGGTGGTCAGTCCCGCGCTGCTCGGAGAGCTGGAGCTGATGGCCGCGTGGCTCGGCCTTGGTGCCGTCCGGACGGTTCCTCCGGCGGAGTGGAGGCTTCCGGGCAACGGGCGTCCGCTGCCTTTACTTCGCATGTGA
- a CDS encoding dihydrolipoyl dehydrogenase family protein, with protein MSEHADVIVIGMGPGGESVASQLAGAGLSVVGIERRLVGGECPYYGCIPTKMMVRAADVLAEGRRIPDLAGTSSVRADFGPVAARIRAEATDDWDDRVAVERFEKAGGTFVRGTGRLTGPSTVVVGDREYVAARAIVLNTGTEPSIPPIPGLAGTPYWTNREAVAVETAPESLIVLGGGAIGLELAQAFARFGTRVDVVESAERLLPPEEPESSRLVEDVLVGEGIGVHTGTAAESVRHDGHSFTVTAGGAEFIARHLLVATGRRVDLAGLGLAAIGVDTNARSVETDAHLRVVDGVYAIGDITGHGAFTHMSMYQAGIVARHILGSGDGAASAEYHAVPRVTFTDPEVGSVGLTEKQARDQGLPVATALSRIPDSTRGWIHKVGNQGLIKLVADTDRGILVGATAAGPSGGEVLSMLTLAVHERTPVSRLREMIYAYPSFHRAVEDAVRQLP; from the coding sequence ATGTCCGAGCATGCTGACGTCATCGTCATCGGGATGGGACCCGGAGGGGAGTCCGTCGCGTCGCAACTGGCCGGCGCCGGGCTCTCCGTGGTCGGCATCGAGAGGCGGCTCGTGGGTGGGGAGTGTCCCTACTACGGGTGTATCCCGACCAAGATGATGGTGAGGGCCGCTGATGTCCTCGCCGAGGGCCGCCGGATCCCCGACCTGGCCGGCACGTCCTCGGTCCGGGCGGACTTCGGTCCTGTCGCCGCCCGGATCCGCGCCGAGGCCACCGACGACTGGGACGACCGGGTGGCGGTGGAACGCTTCGAGAAGGCCGGCGGGACCTTCGTCCGCGGCACGGGGCGGCTCACCGGTCCGTCGACGGTCGTCGTCGGGGACCGGGAGTACGTCGCCGCTCGGGCGATCGTCCTCAACACCGGCACTGAGCCGTCCATTCCGCCGATCCCCGGACTGGCCGGCACACCGTACTGGACCAACCGGGAGGCCGTCGCGGTCGAGACGGCACCCGAGTCGCTGATCGTCCTCGGTGGCGGGGCGATCGGACTCGAGCTGGCGCAGGCCTTCGCCCGCTTCGGCACCCGGGTCGACGTCGTGGAGTCCGCCGAGCGCCTGCTCCCGCCCGAGGAGCCCGAATCCAGCCGGCTGGTCGAGGACGTCCTGGTCGGCGAGGGCATCGGCGTGCACACCGGCACCGCTGCCGAGTCGGTGCGACACGACGGACACTCGTTCACCGTGACGGCCGGTGGCGCCGAGTTCATCGCTCGGCACCTGCTGGTCGCCACCGGACGACGGGTGGACCTCGCCGGTCTCGGCCTCGCGGCGATCGGCGTCGACACCAACGCGCGCTCGGTGGAGACCGACGCCCACCTGAGGGTGGTCGATGGGGTCTACGCCATCGGCGACATCACCGGGCACGGCGCCTTCACCCACATGTCCATGTACCAGGCCGGCATCGTGGCCCGCCACATCCTCGGTTCCGGTGACGGTGCCGCGTCGGCGGAGTACCACGCCGTCCCGCGGGTGACGTTCACCGACCCCGAGGTGGGGTCGGTCGGGCTCACCGAGAAGCAGGCCCGGGACCAAGGGCTGCCGGTGGCCACTGCGCTGTCGAGGATCCCCGATTCCACCCGCGGCTGGATCCACAAGGTCGGCAACCAGGGGCTGATCAAGCTGGTCGCCGACACCGATCGTGGGATCCTCGTCGGCGCCACCGCCGCGGGGCCGTCCGGCGGCGAGGTACTGTCGATGCTCACCCTGGCGGTGCACGAACGCACCCCGGTGAGCCGGTTGCGCGAGATGATCTACGCCTATCCGAGCTTCCACCGGGCTGTCGAGGACGCCGTCCGGCAGTTGCCCTGA
- the cobJ gene encoding precorrin-3B C(17)-methyltransferase — protein sequence MSREVAAARIGQVTNSPATRRHADRIDQILERETLRFDGPASTGLPAAWHSCDLIVSHLALGATTRIIAPLLVDKTHDPGVVVLDEAGRFAIPVVGGHSGAANALARVLADGMGAVPVLTTATDALGLPALDMLGWPWSGDLARVTRAILDGRPVRLDRTSPWPLPPLPDNVSEDCESPRAHVVVTDLAKGPSAGAGLPEVVVHPRSLVAGMGCNRGTTEEQLAGLLATTLEEAGLAQDSIGALASVDVKASEPGLVALAARLGVPLVTYTADMLAAQSVPHPSPVVDGHVGTPSVAEASVLAHGADLVISKRRTADATCAIGRVAPRGQLSVVGLGPGARDLITPRARHAVTSASVVVGYAPYVDQVRDLLSPGTTVYASGMGTEEARSAYAIAAAREGRRVALVCSGDPALYAMASPVLEQGTEGVDVEIVPGVTASLAVSAILGAPLGHDHVTLSLSDLHTDWPTIERRLQAAAEGDFVVVLYNPRSRTRTTQLPRALEILGAHRPADTPVAAVHEACRPDQRTYLATMETFDPTWVDMNSLVVVGSSTTRYTTSGAGEKVMVTPRDYTWMRP from the coding sequence ATGAGCCGGGAAGTCGCAGCCGCCCGCATCGGCCAGGTGACCAACAGCCCCGCCACGCGGCGCCACGCCGACCGGATCGACCAGATCCTCGAGCGGGAGACGCTGCGGTTCGACGGACCGGCCTCGACCGGGCTGCCCGCGGCCTGGCATTCCTGCGATCTGATCGTCAGCCATCTGGCGCTGGGGGCGACGACAAGGATCATCGCTCCGCTGCTGGTCGACAAGACCCACGATCCGGGCGTGGTGGTGCTCGACGAGGCAGGCAGGTTCGCGATCCCCGTGGTCGGCGGTCACTCCGGCGCGGCGAACGCCCTGGCCCGGGTCCTCGCCGACGGGATGGGTGCCGTCCCCGTCCTGACCACCGCCACCGACGCCCTCGGGCTGCCGGCGCTCGACATGCTGGGCTGGCCCTGGTCCGGTGATCTGGCCCGGGTGACCCGGGCGATCCTCGACGGCAGGCCCGTACGGCTCGACCGGACCAGCCCCTGGCCACTGCCACCGCTGCCGGACAACGTCTCCGAGGACTGCGAGTCCCCACGTGCCCATGTGGTCGTCACCGACCTCGCCAAGGGGCCCTCTGCCGGCGCGGGGCTGCCCGAGGTGGTGGTGCACCCCCGGTCGCTGGTGGCCGGAATGGGCTGCAACCGCGGCACCACCGAGGAGCAGTTGGCCGGCCTGCTCGCCACCACCCTCGAGGAGGCGGGCCTGGCCCAGGACAGCATCGGCGCCCTGGCCAGCGTCGACGTCAAGGCCTCCGAGCCCGGACTGGTGGCACTGGCCGCGCGCCTGGGCGTCCCCCTGGTGACGTACACCGCCGACATGCTGGCCGCCCAGTCCGTCCCGCACCCCAGCCCCGTGGTCGACGGACACGTCGGCACCCCGAGCGTCGCCGAGGCGTCGGTCCTGGCCCATGGCGCGGACCTGGTCATCAGCAAGCGCCGCACCGCCGACGCCACCTGCGCGATCGGCCGGGTCGCGCCGCGCGGGCAGCTGAGTGTCGTCGGCCTCGGGCCCGGCGCCCGTGACCTGATCACGCCCCGGGCCCGGCACGCCGTCACCTCGGCAAGCGTCGTCGTCGGCTACGCACCCTATGTCGACCAGGTCCGCGACCTGCTGAGCCCCGGCACCACGGTGTACGCATCGGGGATGGGCACCGAGGAGGCCCGGAGCGCCTACGCCATCGCCGCGGCCCGGGAGGGGCGCCGGGTCGCGCTCGTCTGCTCCGGTGACCCGGCCCTCTACGCGATGGCCAGCCCCGTCCTGGAGCAGGGCACCGAGGGTGTCGACGTGGAGATCGTCCCGGGGGTGACCGCGAGCCTCGCCGTGTCGGCGATCCTCGGCGCGCCGCTCGGCCACGACCACGTCACGCTGTCGCTGTCCGATCTGCACACCGACTGGCCGACCATCGAACGGCGGCTGCAGGCCGCCGCGGAGGGCGACTTCGTCGTGGTGCTGTACAACCCACGCAGCCGCACCCGGACCACCCAACTGCCCCGTGCCCTGGAGATCCTCGGTGCGCACCGACCCGCCGACACCCCCGTCGCCGCGGTGCACGAGGCCTGCCGGCCGGACCAGCGGACGTACCTGGC
- the cobI gene encoding precorrin-2 C(20)-methyltransferase: protein MEALHEPRLVGVGVGPGDPELITVKAVRALEEADIILVPRTERSANTAGRADTIVTTAVPSAAGRIVATPFSMRERSGVGPERRAAWAESRDAAVRAFREGARTVCFATVGDPSVYSTFSYLAAEVAGEIEDLRIEVVPGITAMQALAAAGRTPLVEGREVLALVPVTGGVDVLTAALETADTVVAYKAGRHLPEVLDAIAATRPEHDVTIGTDVGLAGEVLRDGKDPAAREAAPYFSTVLVTPARPTTGGRL, encoded by the coding sequence GTGGAGGCACTGCACGAGCCGCGGCTGGTCGGCGTGGGAGTGGGCCCGGGCGATCCCGAACTCATCACGGTGAAAGCGGTCCGGGCCCTCGAGGAGGCCGACATCATCCTCGTGCCCCGGACCGAGCGGTCGGCGAACACCGCCGGACGCGCCGACACGATCGTCACGACCGCCGTCCCGTCCGCCGCCGGACGGATCGTCGCCACACCCTTCAGCATGCGGGAGCGCAGCGGTGTCGGGCCGGAGCGCCGGGCCGCCTGGGCGGAGTCCCGCGACGCTGCGGTGCGGGCCTTCCGCGAGGGTGCCCGGACGGTGTGCTTCGCCACGGTCGGCGACCCCAGCGTGTATTCCACCTTCAGCTATCTCGCCGCGGAGGTCGCCGGCGAGATCGAGGACCTGCGGATCGAGGTCGTTCCCGGCATCACCGCCATGCAGGCGCTGGCGGCGGCGGGGCGTACGCCGCTGGTGGAAGGCCGCGAAGTGCTGGCCCTGGTCCCGGTCACCGGCGGGGTCGACGTGCTGACCGCCGCACTGGAGACGGCCGACACCGTGGTCGCCTACAAGGCCGGCCGGCACCTGCCCGAGGTCCTGGACGCCATCGCGGCGACCCGCCCCGAGCACGACGTGACGATCGGCACCGATGTCGGGCTGGCCGGGGAAGTGCTGAGGGACGGCAAGGACCCGGCGGCCCGCGAGGCCGCGCCCTACTTCAGTACGGTCCTCGTCACCCCCGCCCGCCCCACGACGGGGGGCCGGTTGTGA